The window CATGCCGCAGGCACCGCCATTCCTGTCTCGATTGCCGCCGTGATTGCCGCCGCCGGCAGCATCCCTGTCATCAGAAATGCGAGCCGCGGCCTCGCCCACATCATTCCGCGCGACGAGAGCTATGCGGTCAACGACAGCGACTTTGTCGGCAAGGTCGCAACCGTGTCGGTCGGCCCGCTCGATCAGGGCCTCCCCGGCAGGGTCCGTCTCAAGGATGTCTTCGGCAACTGGCACACCGTGTCGGCGCGGGCCAGCGCAGAGTCCGAGGCATTGCCGGTCGGCGCCAGCGTGTTGCTGGTCGACCGCGATGCCAAAGGATTCATTGCGATCGCCGCTCCTTCCGACCTCATTGAACAACAACAATCTTCCAACAGGGCATAACATATGTGGGAACTTGCTGTACCCGTCGCCATTGGCGTCCTCGCTATCCTCGTCATTGGCCTGCTTTTCGCAAAACTCTACAAGCGCTCGACGCGCGATGAGGCCTATGTGCGCACCGGCCTCGGCGGTCAGAAGGTGGTGCTCGACGGCGGCTCGCTCGTGCTGCCGATCTTCCACTCCACCGCCGCGGTGAACCTGAAGACGCTGCGGCTCGAGGTCGCGCGTGGTGGCCCGGACTCGCTGATCACCAAGGACCGCATGCGTGTCGATATCGGCGCCGAGTTCTATCTGCGCGTCAAACCCGACTCTTCGTCGATCGCGCTGGCCGCGCAGACGCTCGGCAACCGCACCAATGACGCGGCCGAGCTCCGCGAGCTGGTCGAGGCCAAGTTCGTCGACGGCCTGCGCTCGGTCGCCGCGACCATGAACCTCGAGGAATTGCAGGAGCAGCGCGCGACCTTCGTCAAGGCGGTGCAGGACGCGGTCGGCGCCGACATCCAGAACAACGGTCTCGAGCTCGAGTCGGTGTCGCTGACGCGGCTCGACCAGAGCGACATCAAGCATTTCAACCCGAGCAATTTCTTCGACGCGCACGGCCTCACCACGTTGACCAAGATCACCAAGGAGCGTGAGCAGGAGCGCAACCAGATCGTCCGCACCACCGAGGTCAATATCGCGCAACAGGACCTGGTGGCGCGGCAAACCACGCTGACGATCGAGAGCACCAAGCGCGAGGCCGAGCTG of the Bradyrhizobium quebecense genome contains:
- a CDS encoding OB-fold-containig protein, coding for MSAVGDILLAPDVRPFAVAAAIMVALGGIELLTTMVGLSISELVGKDFAVEAESHNALSGLFLWINAGRLPLLILIILILGIFSIGGFLLQGLAHAAGTAIPVSIAAVIAAAGSIPVIRNASRGLAHIIPRDESYAVNDSDFVGKVATVSVGPLDQGLPGRVRLKDVFGNWHTVSARASAESEALPVGASVLLVDRDAKGFIAIAAPSDLIEQQQSSNRA